In a single window of the Natronosalvus caseinilyticus genome:
- a CDS encoding glycoside hydrolase family 3 protein, whose translation MADSPTTIEELSLEAKVGQLIHAGIGLGNFETDAGWPTEEMKTVLETVRPGALRIYGNHRVTPHFMAQYTNQLQEWAADVDPGAPLLISADCEYGTVDIVRHETRAYPALMGRTAAGDVDLARDVSAAIAQDMLGIGLTMNHQPVVDVNTNPDNPVIGVRSPGTTPETVATYATATLEGIHAEDQVAVAKHFPGHGDTELDSHMELPHVTYDRETLERVHLPPFEAMIEEGVDCIMTSHIIVECLDPELPATLSPTILTDLLRDDLGFDGVVVTDAMMMDAIADNYPVGEAAVQAIEAGADLVLTGFVPADDLLETRDAILEAVESGRLSESRIDESVERILALKAHYDVGERRYVDPLEAIESMASAEHEAIAREAYERSFSLLGNGDVLPLSADSSVLLTGIRGVQDLEPHLDAAFGDVLSCSLAPGDVRTLDDPKPTMEPESTDRSLETLRSVADSVDVTVVTTYAREAFPAGQRRIVEELATTVPVVVVSLGLPNEYRDLPEGVAYVATYAQDRLGLPSPLPDSAGVALADVLTRDHDVLESLPVE comes from the coding sequence ATGGCCGACTCACCGACGACCATCGAAGAGCTATCGCTGGAGGCGAAGGTCGGACAATTGATCCACGCGGGAATCGGACTCGGAAACTTCGAGACCGATGCCGGGTGGCCCACCGAGGAGATGAAGACGGTCCTCGAGACCGTCCGACCGGGCGCACTCCGGATCTACGGAAACCACCGGGTGACGCCCCACTTCATGGCCCAGTACACGAATCAGTTACAGGAGTGGGCAGCCGACGTGGACCCCGGAGCACCACTGTTGATCTCCGCGGACTGCGAGTACGGGACCGTCGACATCGTCAGACACGAGACTCGTGCGTACCCGGCGCTCATGGGACGGACGGCCGCCGGCGACGTCGACCTCGCGAGAGACGTCTCGGCGGCCATCGCCCAGGATATGCTGGGTATAGGCCTCACCATGAACCACCAGCCAGTCGTCGACGTCAACACCAACCCCGACAATCCCGTCATCGGCGTTCGTTCTCCCGGCACCACGCCCGAGACGGTCGCCACGTACGCGACGGCCACGCTCGAGGGAATCCACGCGGAAGACCAGGTCGCCGTCGCCAAACACTTCCCGGGCCACGGCGACACCGAACTCGACTCCCACATGGAGTTACCACACGTCACCTACGACCGGGAAACCCTCGAGCGCGTGCACCTGCCGCCGTTCGAGGCGATGATCGAGGAGGGCGTCGACTGCATCATGACCTCCCACATCATCGTCGAGTGTCTCGATCCCGAGCTTCCGGCGACGCTCTCCCCGACGATCCTCACGGACCTCCTCCGGGACGACCTCGGCTTCGACGGCGTCGTCGTCACCGACGCGATGATGATGGACGCCATCGCCGACAACTACCCCGTCGGCGAGGCTGCCGTCCAGGCGATCGAAGCCGGGGCCGACCTCGTCCTCACCGGATTCGTTCCCGCCGACGACCTTCTCGAGACGCGTGACGCGATCCTCGAGGCGGTCGAGTCGGGTCGCCTGTCTGAATCTCGAATCGACGAGTCCGTCGAACGCATCCTGGCGCTGAAAGCCCACTACGATGTCGGTGAGCGCCGGTACGTCGATCCGCTCGAGGCCATCGAGTCGATGGCGAGTGCCGAGCACGAAGCGATCGCTCGCGAGGCCTACGAGCGGTCGTTCTCCCTCCTCGGCAACGGCGACGTCCTCCCGCTTTCTGCGGATTCGTCCGTGCTCCTCACCGGGATCAGGGGCGTCCAGGATCTCGAACCACACCTCGACGCCGCCTTCGGCGACGTTCTCTCCTGCTCGCTCGCCCCCGGCGACGTGCGTACGCTCGACGATCCGAAGCCGACGATGGAGCCGGAGTCGACGGATCGATCCCTCGAGACGCTCCGGTCGGTCGCCGACAGCGTCGACGTCACCGTCGTCACGACCTACGCCCGCGAGGCGTTTCCGGCGGGTCAGCGACGGATCGTCGAGGAACTCGCGACGACGGTGCCGGTCGTCGTCGTCTCTCTCGGCCTCCCGAACGAGTACCGTGACCTGCCAGAGGGCGTGGCCTACGTCGCGACCTACGCCCAGGACCGTCTCGGTCTGCCCTCGCCGCTGCCGGACTCGGCCGGGGTGGCACTCGCCGACGTCCTTACTCGGGATCACGACGTGCTAGAGTCACTCCCGGTAGAGTAA
- a CDS encoding ABC transporter substrate-binding protein: MAATSAMVTGGVAGCFSTEDDGNGNGGNGGNGGNGGDSTTITTFMQSIPTEMNWNTWAPSYPWTPSWLLLEPVQRWYADGSMSLDLIEDWEYDADTQELTVHHNEDFYWWNGDVVNAADKYWYGEVARLLNPDSSDYAALHLENNGGTIIREYKEPQNPELVGNYLGGYLGEMMRGHRDKYKPWAEELQDATTDDERVEIEERLGEEMPIDMDTFIDEGLGLGAFQAVDYDEQGIYCELFEDHPYADEIEIDKLDYVLASGDAIAQQMVGGDLDFGFAQLSNWLGDQEVDHLETIGEFESTFMRKLEFMMDGQGSKHIRQLEFRRAIAHLLSIENVSENFAPPNTVRTAQTGLPEAVTEQRLGDYADDFIEYPVGADEEGAAELLNSIGYEQDGDSWVDDEGEPISLEMVVPDWASNPARTAADKLSNFGFETDLQVLEGAAYNDSTEDHVDFDLSMGNHGSLIAHPYAYFRPTHAAGNDLGDEALIEDALANGESRSPYNGKELIVEIPEEVGQEDLSGSTQEVNLYELFQEWMTADTEERSKEIAETFTWFWNFYLPGIDLFQPMSGSWGNVENWEFATDNSDWEAYRGAFHAAMRGHISPK, translated from the coding sequence TACCGAAGACGATGGTAACGGCAATGGTGGAAATGGTGGGAACGGTGGGAACGGCGGTGATTCGACCACGATCACGACGTTCATGCAGTCGATCCCAACCGAGATGAACTGGAACACGTGGGCACCGAGCTATCCGTGGACGCCCTCGTGGCTGCTCCTCGAGCCGGTCCAGCGGTGGTACGCTGACGGTTCGATGTCCCTCGACCTCATCGAGGACTGGGAGTACGACGCCGACACCCAGGAACTGACCGTCCACCACAACGAGGACTTCTACTGGTGGAACGGCGACGTGGTCAACGCCGCCGACAAGTACTGGTACGGCGAGGTCGCTCGCTTGCTCAACCCGGATTCTAGCGACTACGCGGCCCTCCACCTCGAGAACAACGGTGGGACAATCATCCGCGAGTACAAAGAGCCGCAGAACCCCGAACTGGTCGGGAACTACCTCGGGGGCTACCTCGGCGAGATGATGCGAGGACACCGAGACAAGTACAAACCGTGGGCCGAAGAACTCCAGGACGCCACGACCGACGACGAACGGGTCGAAATCGAGGAGCGGTTGGGCGAGGAGATGCCGATTGATATGGACACCTTCATCGACGAAGGTCTCGGCCTGGGTGCCTTCCAGGCCGTCGACTACGACGAACAGGGCATCTACTGCGAACTGTTCGAAGATCACCCGTACGCCGACGAAATCGAGATCGACAAGCTCGACTACGTGCTCGCCTCCGGCGACGCCATCGCCCAGCAGATGGTCGGCGGCGACCTCGACTTCGGGTTCGCCCAACTCTCGAACTGGCTCGGCGACCAGGAGGTGGATCACCTGGAGACGATCGGGGAGTTCGAGAGCACGTTCATGCGGAAACTCGAGTTCATGATGGACGGGCAAGGTTCCAAGCACATCCGTCAACTCGAGTTCCGCCGAGCCATCGCACACCTCCTCAGCATCGAGAACGTCTCCGAGAACTTCGCGCCACCGAACACGGTTCGGACGGCACAGACGGGACTTCCCGAGGCGGTCACCGAGCAGCGCCTGGGCGACTACGCCGACGACTTCATCGAATACCCCGTCGGCGCGGACGAAGAGGGCGCAGCGGAGCTCCTCAACTCGATCGGCTACGAACAGGACGGCGACAGCTGGGTTGACGACGAAGGCGAGCCCATCTCGCTCGAGATGGTCGTCCCCGACTGGGCCTCGAACCCCGCCCGAACGGCAGCGGACAAGCTCTCGAACTTCGGGTTCGAGACGGATCTGCAAGTTCTCGAGGGTGCAGCGTACAACGACAGCACCGAGGACCACGTCGACTTCGACCTCTCCATGGGTAACCACGGTTCGCTGATCGCCCACCCGTACGCGTACTTCCGACCGACGCACGCTGCCGGCAACGACCTGGGCGACGAAGCGCTCATCGAGGATGCCCTGGCAAACGGCGAGAGTCGCTCGCCGTACAACGGCAAGGAACTCATCGTCGAAATTCCGGAGGAAGTCGGCCAGGAAGACCTCTCGGGGTCGACCCAGGAGGTCAACCTGTACGAACTCTTCCAGGAGTGGATGACGGCGGATACCGAAGAACGGAGCAAGGAGATCGCCGAGACGTTCACCTGGTTCTGGAACTTCTACCTCCCCGGAATCGACCTGTTCCAGCCGATGTCCGGTTCGTGGGGCAACGTCGAGAACTGGGAGTTTGCGACCGACAACAGCGACTGGGAAGCCTACCGTGGCGCGTTCCACGCCGCCATGCGCGGGCACATCTCCCCGAAGTAA